In Pseudomonas grandcourensis, the DNA window CGGACTGGTGCTTTGTCATCGCCCGCACCGAACCGGGCAGTGTCGGCCATCGCGGTCTGTCGTTCCTGCTGGTACCGATGGCCCAGACAGAAATCACCGTACGACCCATCGAGCAACTCACCGGCACCTCGGAATTCAACGAAGTGTTCTTCGACGATGCCCGCACCGACGCCACCAACATCATCGGTGCACCGGGCGAAGGCTGGAAGATCGCCATGGCGCTGCTCGGCTTCGAGCGTGGTGTGTCGACGCTCGGCCAGCAGATGCAGTTTCAGAACGAACTCAACGAAATCATCGCCATCGCCAAGGCCAATGGCGCCGACCGCGACCCGATCCTGCGTCAACGCTTGGCCGAAGCCTGGAGCGGGTTGCGGATCATGCGCTACAACTCGTTGCGCATGCTCTCGGGTAGCCAGGACGGTTCGCTGCGCAAGGAGGCGACCATCTACAAGCTGTTCTGGTCGACCTGGCACGCCAGCCTCGGCAAGTTGGCGATGGACGTCCTCGGCGCCGAGGCGGAATTGCTCGAAGCCGCGCCTTACCAACTGACCCGTTTGCAGTCGCTGTACCTGTTCAGCCGCGCCGACACCCTCTACGGCGGCAGCAACGAAATCCAGCGCAACATCATCGCCGAGCGTGCCTTGGGCATGCCCAAAGAGCCGCGTCCGCGCGCCTGAAAGGAGAGAGTTCATGTCTGTACCTCAATATGTTGAAGGTCGCGGTTTGCTGCGCGGCAAGTCGGTGCTGATCACCGCCGCCGCAGGCGCCGGGATCGGATTTTCCGCCGCCGTGCGTGCCGCCGAAGAAGGCTGCCGCGCGCTGATGATCAGCGATATCCATGAAGGCCGGTTGGCCGAAGCCGTGCTGAAAATCCGTGAAACCACCGGGCTGCAACACGTGTTCGGCCAGGTCTGCAACGTTGCCGACGAAGCCCAGGTGCAGCAGCTGATCGCCTGCGCCGAGCGTGACCTGCAAGGCGTCGATGTGTTGATCAACAACGCCGGGCTTGGCGGCTCGCGGTTGCTGGTGGACATGGCCGACGAAGAGTGGAATCGGGTCATCGATGTGACGCTCACCGGCACCATGCGCATGACCCGCGCCATGTTGCCGAAAATGATGGAGCGGCGTGCCGGGGTGATCGTCAACAACGCCTCGGTGCTGGGCTGGCGCGCGCAGAAAGAACAGGCGCACTACGCCGCCGCCAAGGCTGGCGTGATGGCGCTGACCCGATGCGCAGCGGTCGAAGCCGCTGACTACGGCATCCGCATCAACGCGGTCAGCCCGAGCATTGCGCTGCACGATTTCCTGCGCAAATCCGCACCCCAGGCGGTGCTTGATCAACTGGCCGCCAACGAAGCCTTCGGTCGTGCCGCCGAAGTCTGGGAAGTGGCCAACGTGATGATGTTCCTGGCCAGCGACTACAGCTCCTACATGACCGGCGAAGTGTTGTCGGTGTCCAGCCAGAGGGCGTGACCATGCCACGTATTTTCGACACGCCGATGGCCTTGTTCGACGCGGTAGGCGAATCACTCGGCGCCAGCGACTGGCTGTTGCTGGAGCAGGACCGCATCGACCGCTTCGCCGACGCCACGGGCGATCACCAGTGGATTCACGTCGATCCGGTCAAGGCCGCCAGCGGCCCGTTTGGCACCTGCATTGCCCACGGCTACCTGAGCCTGTCGCTGGTCAATCTGTTCTTGCCGCAGATCGTCGAGGTCCGTGGCCTGTCTATGGGCGTCAATTACGGCTGTGAGCGGGTGCGTTTCCCTTCGGTGGTGCGCGTCGGCTCGCGGGTGCGCGGCAGTGCGCAATTGATCGCGGTCGAGGAAGTGAAAGGCGGCGTGCAGGCGACCATCCGCGTCAGCGTCGAAATCGACGGTGAGGAACGTCCCGGCTGCGTGGTCGACACCATCAGTCGTTATTACCCGGCCTGACCTTCAACAGCATTTTCGAGGAATCCAGCATGAAAGAAGCCGTCATCGTTTCCACCGCCCGCACTCCGATCGGCAAGGCCTTTCGCGGTGCGTTCAATGACACAGAAGCGCCGCAACTGGGTGGCCACGTGGTGCGCGAAGCCGTGCGTCGTGCCGGCATCGAGCCGGGTGAAGTGGACGACGTGATCATCGGCGCCGCCGCGCAGCAGGGCACGCAGTCCTATAACCTGGGCCGCCTGTGCGCGATTGCCGGCGGCCTGCCGACTTCCGTCGCCGGGATGGCCGTCGAGCGCCAGTGCTCGTCGGGCCTGATGAGCATCGCCATGGCCGCCAAAGGCATCATGTGCGACGAAATCGACATCGCCGTGGCCGGTGGCCTGGAGTCGATTTCCCTGGTGCAGAACAAGCACAAGAACCTGTATCGCAACCAGTCGGGCTCGGTGATCGAACTGGACCCGCACGCCTATATCCCGATGATCGAAACCGCCGAGATCGTCTCCGCGCGCTATGGTATCTCCCGCGACGAGCAGGACGAATACAGCTACCAGAGCCAGCTGCGTACCGCACAGGCCCAGAGCGCCGGGCGCTTCGACCGCGAGCTCGCGCCGCTGGCCAGCCGTAAGGCACTGTTCGACAAGGCCACCGGCGAAACCAGTTATGAAACCGTCACCTTGCTGCGCGACGAGTGCAACCGCATCGACACCACCCTCCAGAGCCTGAAGGCGCTGGAGCCGGTGTGGCCGGGTGGTCAGTGGAGCGAAAAGGGTCGTTTCATCACCGCCGGCAATGCCTCGCAGTTGTCCGATGGTGCGTCGGCCTCGGTGCTGATGAGCGCGAAAATGGCCGAGAAACGTGGCCTGGAACCGCTGGGGATCTATCGCGGCATGGCTGTCGCCGGTTGCAATTCCGACGAGATGGGCATCGGCCCGGTGTACGCCATACCCAAGCTGCTCAAGCGCCACGGCCTGACCATGGACCACATCGGCCTCTGGGAGTTGAACGAAGCGTTCGCCTGTCAGGTGCTGTACTGCCGCGACACCTTGGGCATTCCGGCCGAGCGCCTGAACGTCAACGGCGGGGCGATCTCCATCGGCCATCCGTTCGGTATGTCCGGTGCGCGGATGGTCGGCCACGCGTTGGTCGAAGGCCAGCGTCGCGGTTTGCGTTACGTGGTGGTGAGCATGTGCATCGGTGGCGGCATGGGCGCTGCTGCTCTGTTCGAGGTGGTCTGAATGATCAGCGCACAACATATCCAGGCGACCATGGCCCGCTACGTGGAGTTGGTGGATGCCAGCGACATCGACGGCATCCTCGCGCTCTACGCCAAGGACGCCACCGTTGAAGACCCGGTCGGCCACGCGCCTTTGCAAGGCATCGACGCCATCGCGCGCTTTTACCGTGAGGGGCTGGGGGCGATGAAAGTCTCCGCAACCCGGACCGGTCCTGTGCGCGCGACGCTCAACGGTTGCGGCGCGATGCCGTTCCGGGTCGACATGGAGTGGGGCGGGCAGCCGTGCTCGCTGCATGTGATCGACGTGATGGAGTTCGACGCTGACGGCAAGATCCGCTCGATGAAAGCCTACTGGAGTGAAGTTAACGTAACCGCGCGAGGTGAAGCATGAATCTGGAACAGCGGATCGCCCGACTGGAAGCGCTGGAGGACATCCGCCAGCTCAAGCATCGCTACCTCAATGCCTGCGACCTCAAGCAGGTCGAGGTGATTGCCGACTGCTTTGCCGAAGGTGAAGTGCTGATCGATTACGGTCCGTTGGGGATCTTTCGCGAGCGCGACAGTTTTGTCGCGCTGTACCGCGAACTGGCCTGCCATGAACGGGTGATCGACCTGCATCACGGCGCCAACCCGGAAATCGAGGTGCTGAATGAGGATCAGGCCCAGGGCCGTTGGGCCCTGTGGTACTTCAACCTGGATGGCGAGAGCGGGGCGACGCGGCAGTTGGGTGGGTTCTATGAGGACCGTTACCAGCGTATCGCCGGCCAATGGAAGATCGTCGCCACCCGTTTTACCGCTCACTCGGAAGTGGCGCGTTCCTGAAGGCGGGTTTCGATCCGGTCGGGGTTCTGTGTCCGACCGGTTTCGTAGAAGGCCTTGAGGTTCTCGGCAATCTGCTGCACGACCTTGTTGAAAGCCTTGGCCAGCAAACCTTCAAACAGCCTGCCGCCGCGCAGGCTGTATCTCATTTGCAGGGTGATGCGGGTCGCGTTGCCTTCGGCTTGCAAGGCATAACTGAAACTCGCTTCGCGAAACGGAAAGGGCGAGTCATTGCCGCCCTTGTGCAACCGCAGCACGAACCCCGTGCCTTCCTGCCATTGCACCACGCTTTCATCCAGATACTGACCGCCCTTGCGCAACACCCGGCGACTGGCGCCGAGGCCTTCCTTAGCGCCTGGATGAAACTGGCAACCGGTCAGGCCCGGTACGTAATACGGAGCGAGGCTCAGGTCGCGCAGTTTGGCCCAGGCGGCTTGTGGTGGGAGATCGAGCAAAACACTGTGGCTGGCGATTGCGGGCATGTCGGAATTCCTCTTGTTATTTGAATGCTTGAAAGATCGCAGCCTCGTTTTCAGGATTGGGCCGCGTCGAGAAACGCCGGGCGTTCGCCCGCGCCATGCACCGCGATGTCCGCGCCGCTGACGTAATGGGCCAGCTTCGAGGCCAGGTACAGGCAGGTGTCGCCAATGTCTTCCGGGGTCGCCAGGCGTTGCAGCGGGATGGTCGCCGCCACCCGGGCAATGCCCGCGTCGTCACCATAATGCATGGCCGCCTGCTCGGTGAGAATCAGCCCGGCGGTGACGGCGTTGACCCGCACCTTCGGCGCCCATTCCACCGCCAGCGAAGTGGTCAGGTTCAGCAGACCGGCCTTGGCCGCGCCATAAGCGGCGGTGCCGGGGGAAGGGCGGGTGGCGCTGACGCTGCAGATGTTGATGATCGCGCCGCCGTCGACCTGGGCCTGCATCACCTGGTTGGCCTGCTGGCACAGGTTCAGTGGCGCAATCAGGTTCAAACGGATGATTGCCTCGCTGAAACGCGGCGAGGCGGTGGCCGCGTCGGCATTCGGCGAACCGCCGGCGTTGTTGACCAACACGTCCAGACGACCGAATCGCTCGACGATTTGCGCGATCAAGCGCCCGGATTGCTCGACATCCCGCAGGTCACAGGGCAGGAACAGCGCCTCGCGCCCGGCGCTGGCCGGCAGGGTTGGCGGGGCTTCGCGACCGCAGATCACCACTTCGGCGCCACAGTCGAGGAAGCGCTGGCTGATGCCGCGCCCGACACCTTTGCCACCGCCGGTGACCAGTACCACTTTGCCGCGAAAGTCCATCGGATCAAGCATGGGAATTCTCTTTTTGTCGCTCGGGAATGCCGTCGATGCTAGGTCCGCAGCCTTGCGCCGGCCAACGTCCAAAGGGACTAGGTAGTCTTGTCGGACGATGTTGCGCACCCGGCCCCTCGGAATAATCCGACTACAACAACAGGCCGGGAGGACACCTTATGGGCGCTTCAGCGCAAGGGCACTTCGTTACGCTGCCGGATGGTTTGCAGCTGCACTACAAAGACATCGGCGGGCAAGACACCGGTAACGGCGAACCGGTGATTTTCATCCATGGCAGCGGGCCGGGCGCCAGCGGTCACAGCAACTTCAAGCAGAACTACCCTGTGTTCGCCGAGGCCGGTTATCGGGTGATCGTCCCGGATTTGCCGGGCTACGGCGCTTCGGACAAACCCGACACCCTCTACACCCTGGACTTCTTTGTCGCAGCGCTGAGCGGTTTGCTCGACGCCCTCGACATCCAGCGCTGCGTGCTGGTCGGCAACTCCCTGGGCGGCGCGATCGCGATCAAACTCGCCCTCGACCAACCGCAGCGTGTCAGCCGTCTGGTGCTGATGGCCCCCGGTGGCCTGATGGAAAAGGAACAGTATTACCTGCAGATGGAAGGCATCCAGAAAATGGGCGCGGCTTTCGCCAAGGGCGAGCTGAATGACGCGGCGGGCATGCGTCGTTTGCTGGCGTTGCAACTGTTCGATGAAAGCCTGATCAGCGATGAAACGGTCAACGAGCGCGTGGCGGTGGTGCAACAGCAACCGGTGTGTGTGCTGTCGACCATGCAGGTACCGAACATGACGTCGCGCCTAGGCGAATTGCAGTGTCCGATCCTCGGTTTTTGGGGCATGAACGACAAGTTCTGCCCGTCCTCCGGTGCCCAGACCATGCTTGAAAACTGCTCCGGCATCCGTTTTGTGATGCTCAGCGAGTGCGGGCATTGGGTCCAGGTCGAGCACCGTGACTTTTTCAACCGCCAGTGCCTGGCGTTTCTTCAGGAGGCCCGCGGATGAGCGTGCAATTGCGCCGTGAGTTCGGCGAAGAGCTTTATCAGGCGCTGCTCAACGGCTCCACCCTGGCGCCGCTGACCGAGCGCTGGCCGTCGATCAGTATCGAAGATGCTTACCACATTTCCCTGTACGCCATTGAGCGGCGGGTGGCGGCCGGTGACCAGATCGTCGGCAAGAAAATCGGTGTGACCTCGGCGGCGGTGCAGCAGATGCTCAACGTGCATCAGCCGGATTTCGGCTTCATCACGCGGCAGATGTCGTTCGATGACGATGCGCAAATTTCCCTGTCCGCCAACAAACTGATCCAGCCCCGTGCCGAAGGCGAGATCGCCTTCAAGCTCAAGCATGACCTGGTCGGCCCCGGCATCACCGAGGCCGACGTGCTGGCCGCCACCGAATACGTGATGCCGTGCTTCGAGATCGTCGACTCACGGATTCACGACTGGCGCATCCGCATCCAGGACACCGTGGCCGACAACGCCTCTTGCGGCGTGTTCGTGCTGGGCGACAGCCAGGTCGACCCGCGCGAGCTGGACCTGCCGAACTTGCGCATGCGTGTGTTCAAGAACGGTGAACCCCTGAGCGAAGGCCTGGGTTCGGCGGTGCAGGGCAACCCGCTGACCGCCGTGGCCTGGCTGGCCAACACCCTGGGCGCCTTCGGCATTCCCTTCAAAGCCGGGGAAATCATCCTGTCCGGCTCGCTGGTGCCGCTGGAACCGGCCCGTGCCGGCGACCGTTTTGAATTGACCATTGATGGCCTGGGCAGTGCCCGGGTGTCTTTCTGCGCCTGACTTTTGGAGTTTGACCCAATGAGCAAAAAACTCAGAGCGGCCATTATCGGCCCGGGCAACATCGGCACCGATCTGCTGATGAAAATGTGCCGATCGGAATGGATCGAGCCGGTGTGGATGGTGGGCGTCGACCCTGAATCCGAGGGCCTGAAACGTGCTCGGGAAATGGGCATCAAAACCACCGCCGGTGGTGTCGACGGCTTGCTGCCTCACGTCCTCGACGATGACATTCGCATTGCCTTCGATGCCACCTCGGCCTACGTGCATGCGGAAAACAGCCGCAAGCTCAACGAGCTGGGTGTGATCATGATCGACCTCACGCCGGCGGCCATCGGCCCGTTCTGCGTGCCGCCGGTCAACCTCAAGGAGCACGCGTCGAGCCTGGCGATGAACGTCAACATGGTCACCTGCGGTGGCCAGGCGACCATCCCGATGGTGGCGGCAGTGTCGCGGGTGCAGCCGGTGAGCTACGGTGAAATCGTGGCCACGGTGTCCTCCGGTTCGGTAGGCCCCGGTACGCGGCAGAACATCGACGAATTCACCCGCACCACCGCCGGGGCGGTGGAGAAGATCGGCGGTGCCCGACGCGGCAAGGCGATCATCGTGATCAACCCGGCCGAGCCGCCGTTGATGATGCGCGACACCATCCACTGCCTGACCGATGACGAGCCGAACCAGGACGCGATCCGCACTTCGGTGCTGGAGATGGTCCGCGAAGTGCAGCGCTATGTGCCCGGCTACAAGCTGATCAACGGGCCGGTGTTCGACGGGCGCAAGGTGTCGATTTTCATCGAGGTCGAAGGCCTCGGCGATTTCCTGCCAAAGTCCGCCGGCAACCTCGACATCATGACCGCCGCCGGATTGCGCACGGCCGAGATGTTCGCCGAAGAAGCCCACAAGGGCACCCTGCAACTGCCTGCCCGTTGAGTGGAGAATCTCTATGAATTTGCAAGGTAAGAGCATCCGTCTGCATGACATGAGCCTGCGCGACGGCATGCACGCCAAACAGCACCAGATCAGTATCGAACAAATGGTCTCGGTGGCCACCGGCCTCGATGCGGCCGGTGTGCCGCTGATCGAAATCACCCACGGCGATGGCCTGGGCGGCGCGTCGCTGAACTACGGCTTTCCGGCCCACAGTGACGAGGAATACTTCGCTGCGGTGATTCCGCAGATGAAACAGGCCAAGGTTTCGGCCCTGTTGTTGCCGGGGATCGGTACCCTCGATCACCTGAAAATGGCCCATGAACACGGTGTGTCGACGATTCGCGTTGCCACTCACTGCACCGAAGCGGACGTGTCCGGCCAGCACATCGGCATGTCGGCGAAGATGGGCCTGGACACCGTCGGCTTCCTGATGATGGCGCATATGGTCAGCCCGGAGAAGCTGCTGGAGCAGGCGCGCCTGATGGAAAGCTACGGCGCCAATTGCATCTACTGCACCGACTCGGCCGGCTACATGCTGCCCGATGAAGTGACGCAAAAGATCGGGGCCCTGCGTGCCGGGCTGAACGCCGGGACCGAGGTCGGTTTCCACGGCCACCACAACATGGGCATGGCCATCGCCAACTCCCTGGCCGCCATCGAGGCCGGCGCTGCACGGATCGACGGCTCGGTTGCGGGCCTTGGCGCGGGGGCGGGCAATACGCCGCTGGAAGTGTTCGTCGCGGTGCTGGAGCGCATGGGCGTCAACAGTGGCGTGGATCTGTACAAGATCATGGACGTGGCCGAAGACCTGGTGGTGCCGATGATGGACCAGCCGATCCGCCTCGACCGCGATGCGCTGACACTCGGTTACGCCGGGGTCTACAGTTCGTTCCTGTTGTTCGCCAAGCGCGCCGAGCAGAAGTACGGCATCGCTGCTCGCGAGTTGCTGGTGGAGCTGGGCCGACGCGGAACCGTGGGTGGTCAGGAAGACATGATCGAAGACCTGGCGCTGACCCTGTCGCGGGCCAGGGGTGTACTGCCTACCTGATTATTGCGGCCACGAAAAAACCACCGGAACCGGTGGTTTTTTTATGGCCGGTGGAAACCGTGCTCAAGGCAGCAGGTTGCGTACCACGGGCGGATAGCAATTGATCGCCGTGCTCGAACAGCTGAAGTAGGCGGTGGTCGGTCGGTAGGCTTCGTTCTTGAACAGCTGGCACAGACTGGTGGAAGCACCCGCACAGAGGATGATGAACAGAGCACAAGTAGATTTGCGCATGATGAGTCTCGACACGGTTTTATTGTTGTAGAGACAGGTTATGGCGGCGGTTCGCCAGTGGCTTCGTCCGAATGGACTAGATGATCGATTTGAAGCAGTCCCGTCGCCTGTGGGAGCGAGCTTGCTCGCGATGGCGGTGTGTCAGGCGAAGCAGATGCTGGATGTGCCGGCCTCATCGCGAGCAGGCTCGCTCCTACAGGTTTTGTGTGGTGTCAGGTGCGTCGGGCGAGGGCGCCCATGGCCATGAACAAGGCCGCAATCGCCCGGGCTTCATGCAGTTCGCCACGGGCCACCAGTTCGGGGATCTGCGCCAGAGGTACGCGCAGGCATTCCAGGGGTTCGGGTTCGTCGCCTTCAAGTTGGCAGGGGCTCAGTTGTTCGGCCAGCACCACCCGGTAGCGATGGCACAGGTGCCCTGGTGCCAGTGTCAGCTCGCCCAGTTCGGTGAGGCGGGCGGCGCGCATGCCGACTTCTTCGCTCAGCTCGCGCTGCGCCGCCTGCAAATAGTCTTCATCGGGCTCGGCGCCGCCTTTGGGCAGGCCGAGAATGGTTTTTTCCACACCGACCGCGTATTCGCGCACCAGCAGTACATGCTCTGGATCGGGCATCGCCACCAGCATCACCGAGCGATAACCGGTGCCGCGCAGGCGTTCGTAGACCCGCTGCTGGCCGTTGCTGAATTGCAGGTGCAGGGCTTCGATCTGAAAGTGGCCGCTTTGTGCCAGCAGTTCAGTCTTGAGGATGGTTGGGCAGTTGCGCATGGGGCAGTCCCCTGTTTGGGATAAAGACACTGTGCGCTGTACAACGGGGGCCGCCATCGTCCGAGCGGACGAGGGCGGCAATGACGGTTAACCGAGGGTCGCCACGCTGCGCAGGATCAGGCGCACCAGCATGGTCTGGCGGGTCACGCCGGTCTTGGAGAAGGTCGAGCGCAGGTGTGCCCGCGAGGTGTTGCGGCTGATGCCCAGCTCTTCCGACGCTTCGTCGAGGGTCAAGCCGTTGGCCAGCAGCATCGCCAGCTGGGTTTCCGCCGGGGTGAAGTCGAACAGCGCGCGAACGATTTCCTGCGGTGCGGTGGACTGTTGTTCCGGGTCGCTGATGAAAATCACCACGGTCGGGCACTGCTTGCCTTCGCTCCAGTCGGTCAAAGGCACCGAGCGTACGATGATCCCCAGGTCCGCTTTCCCGGACGGCCTCTGCACGCGCAGGGCTTCGACCACCGACGGGTTGCTGCTCTTTTGCGACAGCAGCGACTGCTTGACCAGGCGGCGGAACTCCTGGGTGTCCCTGGCCGTACCGACCTGCAGGCCATCGTTGACCAGTTTGATGCCGTCCTTTTCCTGGATCAGCCGGTCGGCGACCTGGTTGGTCTGCAGCACCTTGCCGGACTCGTCGAGGATGATCGTGCCGACCGCCATCTGGTTCACCGCGCCGGCGTACAGGTTGCGCTCGGCTTCGATGCGGTTGAGTTGCATGTGGATCTTGATCGAACGTTCCAGGTGCGCAATGAAATGCGTGAGCATGGCCTTTTCTTCATTGCCGAAAGGCTTGTCGTCACGCCCACGGCTGATGCGAATGCGGCACTGGGCGCCGTCGACGGTGTTGATGTCGGCACCGAGGATGTGGAACACGTCCACCGGTTCAAGGAAGTTCTTGTAGAACTCGGAATTCTGCCAGTCGTCGTTGGAGACAAACTCGGCGAGGGTCACGACCTGGCGGTTGGGCAGATCGACAAATGGATCCAGGCTGAAAAAGTGTTTGTTGTACGACGCGGTCGCCTCGGTCGAGGTGCCGGTGGTGTTGACCATCAGGCCGTCCACGTGGGCGCTGGGCGGACGCAGGATGAAGGTCACGTACTTGCTGTTCAGATGCACATTGAGCTGATTGAGAAAAGTCGCCCAGGGAATGGTTTCCAGCGGCCCCTGATAGAGGTTGCCGATCAAATCACTGAACGTATCGAGGCTGAGGCTCTGCTGCATAGGGAAAAACCGTTTTTATTATTAGCGTTGGCGGTGGCCGAGAATAAGCGCCGGTATCGACTCCTTGCAACGCTTGGGCTCAGGGCCTGACAGGCGGCTGCCGGTCAGGCCCGGGGCGGGCGAAAAGCCGCTGGCGTCAGACCCGTTCGCTGGCGCGCACGACAAACTTCTTGTGTTCGGCAACGTCCGCCGACAGCGCCTCGACGTCGGTGTAGAACTGCTCGTACCAGCGGCGCAACTGGTAGACCGGACCGTCGCCGTCACACAGCAGCGGGTTGTCGACGCGGGTCTTGCTGTGCCAGATGGCCACGTCTTCGTAGAAGGCTGCCTGGGCCTGCGCGACGTAGGCCTTGGCCATCGCCTGGTTCTGCTCTTCGCTGAGCCCCGGGATCTTCTTCACCAGCACGCCATAGCGCAGGGTGAAACTGTCCAGATCGATCGGCACATGGCAGTTGAGCAGGATCGAGTGGATCGGCTGGCCGTTCATGGCGCCGTTCATTTCGGTGATCTGATAGGCCGGGCCGAAGTAGGTGGCTTCGGTGGTCAGCACGCTGTCACCGGACAGGCGCTCACTGCGGGCACACATGATCTGGGTGGCCAGATGGCCCTGGAAAATGTTGATGAACTCTTCGACCGGCGCGCCGTGAACGGTGCCGAAGTGCGCCATATCGGCGATGTTGTCGATCAATTCGCGGCAGTTGGTGCCAATCTGCAGCTCGGCGACTTCCCACGCCGCCCATTCGTCGTTGTAGCAGGCGTCGATGCGTGGAATGCGTTGTTCCGGCAGCGGCGGGTTGCCTTCGGGGTCGTTCCAGACGAACAGCAGCTGGTTTTCTTCCATGATCGGCCAGCTCTTGATCCTGGCCCGTGGCGGGATGCGCTTGGCATAAGGGATGTCATCGCACACGCCATCGGCGCCCCAGCGCCAGGCGTGGAACGGGCAGCGGATCGAGTTGCCTTCGACGCAACCGGTGCTCAGGTCGGCGCCCATGTGCGGGCAGTAGCCATCAAGAATATGCAGATCGCCGTCTTCACCCTGGAACGCCACCAGACGGGTGCCGAACACCTCCAGGCGGTGGGCCTTGCCGTCGCGGTATTGGGCGGCCAGGCCCAGGCAATGCCAGCCACGGGCGTAGCGGTCTTCCAGCAGTTTGGCTTCGATGCGGTGCAGGGTACTCATCTTATTATTCTCCCAAGGGATCACGGGTTTGGCGCATGTAAGGGATTCTGCCGCCCCTGTAAAAGCGGGCATCGTCTGAATGGACGATGGCTGCTTCAAGTAGGCCCGCTCTACTGGCGCCATTGGACCCATGGCAGGAGTTGGCGATGAGTAATGAACAAGGGCCGGTAGCGGTGATTACCGGGGCCGCCAGTGGTATAGGCCGTGGCCTGGCCGAACACGCGGCGACACTGGGCATGCGCCTGGTGCTGGCGGATCGGGATGCAGCGGGCCTGCAAGCCCTGTGCGACGAATTGAACGCCCACGGTGCGCAAGCGATTGCCTGCGTCACCGATGTCGGTGATGTAACGCAGGTCGAGCGCTTGCGTGACCGGGCTGTCGAGCACTTTGGCGGGGTCGACCTGCTGTTCAACAACGCCGGCGTGATGCAAACCGGCTTCAGCTGGGAAATCACCGAGGCGCAATGGCAGCGCATGCTGGACGTCAACCTCAACGGGGTGATCAACGGCATTCGCAGTTTCGTGCCGCTATTGCTCAGCCAGGGCCGGGCCGCCCATGTGATCAACACGGCGTCCCTTGCCGGATTGGTCAGCAGTCCGCTGATGGCACCGTACAACGTGACCAAGCAGGCCGTGGTCGCGCTCTCGGAAACCCTGCATTACGAACTCGCCATGATCGGTGCGCCGGTATCGGTTTCGGTGCTGTGCCCGGGGCCGGTGGCCAGTGAAATCATGGCGTCGAACCAGGTGGTGGACACCGCCGGATCGGATTTCAGCCAACTGCTCGACAGCACCATTCGCCAGGGCATGACCCCGGCGGAGCTGGCCGCGCAAGTGTTCGCCGCCATCGCGCAAAAACGCTTCTGGATCCTGCCTCACAAGGGCTTCAAACCGGCCCTTGAGCGCCGGGTACAAAGCATCCTGGGCGAGACCAATCCGCAGTTTCAAATGGCCGACGTAGAGGACGATGCCCATGCCGCTCGATAAGCAGATCGCTGGGGTTCTCCAGCAGTTTCGCGACATCCCGGAGCCCGATTTCAGCCAGGTCGATGCCGCTCAGTACCGGCAGTTCTCCGACAACCTGCTGCCGGCCATCCCCGGCGAACCGATGAGCGAGGTGCGTGACCTGCGGGTGGCCGGCGCGGCAGGTGAACTGGACGCACGGCTGTACCGGCCATCGGAAGAACCCGACCTGCCGTTGCTGGTGTTTTTCCATGGCGGCGGATTTGTCATGGGCAATCTCGATACCCACGACAA includes these proteins:
- a CDS encoding SDR family NAD(P)-dependent oxidoreductase is translated as MSNEQGPVAVITGAASGIGRGLAEHAATLGMRLVLADRDAAGLQALCDELNAHGAQAIACVTDVGDVTQVERLRDRAVEHFGGVDLLFNNAGVMQTGFSWEITEAQWQRMLDVNLNGVINGIRSFVPLLLSQGRAAHVINTASLAGLVSSPLMAPYNVTKQAVVALSETLHYELAMIGAPVSVSVLCPGPVASEIMASNQVVDTAGSDFSQLLDSTIRQGMTPAELAAQVFAAIAQKRFWILPHKGFKPALERRVQSILGETNPQFQMADVEDDAHAAR
- a CDS encoding Rieske 2Fe-2S domain-containing protein, translated to MSTLHRIEAKLLEDRYARGWHCLGLAAQYRDGKAHRLEVFGTRLVAFQGEDGDLHILDGYCPHMGADLSTGCVEGNSIRCPFHAWRWGADGVCDDIPYAKRIPPRARIKSWPIMEENQLLFVWNDPEGNPPLPEQRIPRIDACYNDEWAAWEVAELQIGTNCRELIDNIADMAHFGTVHGAPVEEFINIFQGHLATQIMCARSERLSGDSVLTTEATYFGPAYQITEMNGAMNGQPIHSILLNCHVPIDLDSFTLRYGVLVKKIPGLSEEQNQAMAKAYVAQAQAAFYEDVAIWHSKTRVDNPLLCDGDGPVYQLRRWYEQFYTDVEALSADVAEHKKFVVRASERV